The stretch of DNA NNNNNNNNNNNNNNNNNNNNNNNNNNNNNNNNNNNNNNNNNNNNNNNNNNNNNNNNNNNNNNNNNNNNNNNNNNNNNNNNNNNNNNNNNNNNNNNNNNNNNNNNNNNNNNNNNNNNNNNNNNNNNNNNNNNNNNNNNNNNNNNNNNNNNNNNNNNNNNNNNNNNNNNNNNNNNNNNNNNNNNNNNNNNNNNNNNNNNNNNNNNNNNNNNNNNNNNNNNNNNNNNNNNNNNNNNNNNNNNNNNNNNNNNNNNNNNNNNNNNNNNNNNNNNNNNNNNNNNNNNNNNNNNNNNNNNNNNNNNNNNNNNNNNNNNNgtttatgtttgattgtatgcctgtcaagaatgtggttagttggaatgcgatgattaggggatattgtgagaatagacgaccgcacgatgcgttgaagttgttttggaaaatgagGGGACGTTTGGATGTGGAAATGAATAAAGTGACGGTTGTGAGTGTTCTTCCTGCTGTTGCTGATTTGAGTTCTTTGGATTTGGGTGTTTGGATTCATGGGTTTGTGCAAAGGAACCgacttgatgaagatgttcatgtgtatgctttggttgatatgtatgcaaaatgtggggaaattggaaaagctaaattgctttttgaggagatgaatgaaaaagatacatcgtcgtggaatgctttgataaatggttatggtgtcaatggttgtgcgaaggaagcgttagaagtattcgcagcaatgttacgggaaggatttgaaccgaatgagataacaatgactagtgtgttatctgcttaccattgtggtttggtagaggaaggaagaagatgcttcaaagaaatggagagatttggaattgtgcctcagattgagcattatggttgtatgattgaccttctaggaagggttggatacttggatgaggctgaaaatttgatcttctgtgttgtcgctctgtctgttgcttcttctgtttgattgctaatctctctagtgatttgctttgttgcttctctctttgtttagtttggtttgatatgatttagttttgtttggttctatttggtttggtttgtttggatttggtttcgtggtgctacttctttggtggttcctatctgttgattttgatatggttgttgctccttggtttgtttggatttggtttcgtggtgctacttctttggttgttcctatctgttgattttgatatggttgttgctccttttttgaTCGCTtctttttcggtttgatttttttgttggcttggttcttctctttgattgttgcttcttctttggtgacatccctcttgtccccccggctgtccaaccacctcctgcgattgttgatcctcctcgttacccctctcgtcatcatcttcagcatagaaTCATTATTCTactgtttgtctcttcttctttacagattgctgatttgttcacaaagatgcattccattaaacgttttcgttttttttagttgacaaactctcgatgctccatgttaatgcatcgtgagtttgaggggagatgttagataatattattatatattagtagtaagggtattttagacaattctagacaattctattttcttatatatatatactcagtgtaaccctattaacttcagttttggtttattatatgatatgaaaccctagagtggttgttttctcttcttcctctttcttcctcttttcattgttaacatactaatttattgcattttatattataaccaacatttaaaaaaaattatgttttgcttacatattttagtttatacaCATACATATAAGTATTAAATTTGTGgaaaactttatttaatttggtacgtgaatatttgaatttgattgcAGGGATTGGATTTTGTGGTATCGGAAGCAGGGAAATATGGAGTGAAATTGATATTAAGCTTAGTGAATAATTGGAATGATTATGgtggaaaaaataaatatgtgaaaTGGGGAAAAGAACGAGGCCAAAACGTGAACAACGATGATGATTTCTACATAAATCCCGTTGTTAAGcaatattacaaaaatcatGTGaaggtaacaaaatatatatacacaaatAAAGTCACTAAATGCATACtcatcatatcatataataacaaaaatgtgTGCAGGCTATTTTGACGAGAAAAAATAGTATTAATGGATTGGCATATAAAGACGACCCTACTATTTTTGCATGGGAGCTTATAAATGAACCTCGTTCTCAAAATGACTCTTCCGGCAAATTAATtcaggttttttttttctctttatatttaaGCGTGtcattgttacataataaaaaataaagtaatttatataaTGTATTTGTAACTATTAATACAGGATTGGGTGAGTGAGATGGCTGCATATGTGAAGTCTATTGATAGCAACCATTTACTAGAAGTTGGGCTTGAAGGATTTTATGGTGAAACAACTTCTCGAAACAAACCTGGTTATTATAACGTTGGAACTGATTTCATTTCCAATAACAAAGTTCCACAAATTGATTTTGCCACCATTCATCTCTACCCTGACCAATGGTActtgtctttatttatttatttatgattaaaggCGGATTTGATTCCTACTTTAACTTAACacaattttaattcctttattttaaaatataaaaatctagtttccaattttttaatttatatcgaCCACTATGTCTGGTGCGAAAAAATCCTAAAAATTGTGAAACATGGatactaaattttaaattctattcaacataatacattaaatttttgtaCTCAACATAATATAGTAATTAAAGTGATATGAATAATAATGTATTATAATATGAATTATGGGTGCAGGGTATCAAGCACAAATGAAACAGCACAAGATGAATTTGTTGACACGTGGGTCAAAGACCATATTCAAGACTCAAATGACGTTTTAAAAAAGCCAATTCTGATAACCGAGTTTGGAAAGTCTTCAAAATCTAGTGGATATAGCCTGGATAAGAGGAATAGTTACTTCAGTAAGTTATACAATTTCGTATACAGTAGCGCTAGTAATGGGGGCCCATGTGTTGGTGGGCTTTTCTGGCAGTTTATGGCCCAAGGATTGGATAACTTGCATGATGGCTATGAAGTCATATTTGAGAATGATCCTTCAACTGCTACTGTTGTTAGTCAACAATCTAAGAGAATGTCAAATCTTAAATAGTTTACTTCCATAATAATGTCAGAAAAGCATTCTTTCCCGGTTCTAAATTGATCCAGTATATCTAGCCATTCAATGGGATAATGTAATCatattatgataataaaaaattgttcacTTCATGATTTATTGAGATAATCCATTTATAATTGTTGTTTTAAATTACTGCTTATGAATAAACAACTCTATCATATCACATTTAAAATCATGGTTATGATTATGCCAAAATACTATCTCAATTTATATGTTTTCATGTACTTTATACAACTCTCAATTGTATAGATGGTCCACATGAATTTTGAATCAACCACTGCGACCTTCCCCTAAACAATCAAGTGATTACACAAATTAAATCAACCACCTAAAACAATTATCAAGTGATTACACCAATTAAATCAAGTATTCTTTTGAATATTGTGAACTTTGTACAAAGATATTGTTTTCTCATATGTTATTTTGTAAAGGAAAATGTTTGGCATCACAAATAGAAATATCACAACAGACTTTCTAAAGATCTCATTGGTCATTATCTCATGAACCGTTCTTTGTTTCCTACAAAGATTGACATAAGCGCATTCCTGAGCAAAGTGTCTCGCAGGTGTCAATTTAACAACAATCCACTTATTATTGGTTGCAACCTAtagatgttaaaatattttagttaaaaaattaaaaaatatatcttttaaaattaaaaaattcttaaaattttgtaggcaaaacaaactttttaaatttatctttcaatttttaTCAAGATAAAAATTTCGACgataagtttttaaaatttttcttctaaatttttgttataaaaattttaaattttttttgataaaaaataatttacaattttttatttattatttgctcgaaatattttttatttgagaaaaaaatttagataaatttttgattttttgagaaaaaaataattttaaaaaaactcaaatttttctgaaaaaaaatcttttatatctTAATTAACTAAGCATTAAACCCATTAACTCCTTCACTCGGActcataaaaaatgaattaatggaactttaaaaaattatttcaataaaaatcctAATATTAAGAAGCTTAATATGAGATTTTTTAATAGAAACCTTGAATTTTGAACATAATATCAAGAGACTTAATAGGAGATTGGCAGCTCTAGTCGAACCATATAGCATTACTGTTTTGTAAATATAGGATGTTaggaaacaaaaattaatggaACTTGAGGAGTCAATTTTTTCATGAGCAATTATGATTTTTGAAACTGAATTATTTTATCTGGTCTGAAcataaaatagtatttaaatattacaaaaCTCATCATTAAAGGAAATCCCTTATTTGTATAGTCAACATGTTGCATCAGAGTGTCATTCTCAATACTGTTAGGAGATCCTTCACTCACATAGTCATAATATCTCTGGTCGTTCAATCATGTAGTTTCCAAACTTGGGGTGCCATATATTTTTAAGGTACGAGCTACTACAGGTCAACTACACTACAATTTGATTCATCTTAAGATTTCAATTGTGTACAGCAACACATTCATACAAGGTATCCTGTTCATAGTATATATCTAGACATTGTCAGTCGNNNNNNNNNNNNNNNNNNNNNNNNNNNNNNNNNNNNNNNNNNNNNNNNNNNNNNNNNNNNNNNNNNNNNNNTCGTGTAGGATTTGAATCAGAATCACTTTTCTCCTTAATAATGAAGTTTGAGTAACTTCATTTCTGACACAAGCAGGTACAATGCATTATACAGTTTCATGTTTTAACcaagaataaaatattaaatttcttGATACCTTGAAACCTATTTATTTAAGAATAAGCTGACTTATGCTCAAATACAAAAGCACTAAATCCAACATTACAAGGGAAAAGGAAAATTTTGCGAAGCCATTCCTACAAAACCTGACTATCTAGTGAATGGCTGACTACTTCCATCAACTAAGAATTTCCAGATGAAAATGGAGTTTTCTCAGTAATAAAATCCATTCTCATTTCATCAAAAACTCATTCAGACATAAAGATACCAATTACCGGACACAGCCAGGAGGGGTACATCCTTTTTAAGCACTAACTGCAACCTTTTCCTGTTCCTTCTTAGCAGATTTTGAAGGCTTTTCAGTCAATTCGATCTGAGGTTTCTCAACTCCTTGTATGTCAGTTATCCTTAACTTGGTTAACTCCTGAAAATGTTAACCATGCATCAAGAAgaattaatatcaataatttgtTATAAAACAACACCTGATTAAATAATTGCTTTTCAACGTACCTGACGATGACCTTTGGTTCTTCGGTAATTCTTCCTtctctttttcttaaaaataattaccttTGCATCTAGTGCCTGATAGAAAGGAAAAATGAGTACATGTGCAAATGCATAGATAAAAAGAAAGACAATCCTCCCCTTCAAATCAATCTTTATGCTCTCcaagttgaaaattgaaatgaacTTGTATTCTCTTTTTACAGAATAAGATTAAATTCATTACAACAAAGAAGTTGTTTGCAAAGAGGAGGATAATAGATCATCCTTCACAAATTACTCCCTCtaatcttataaataaaaagaaacaaaaaaaacaagaccaacgagattcatgtaatattttaattttaaaagattatccCAAACATTAAATCTGACATTAAAAGTTTTCACACTACTCCAATATGCTTGCAAACATAGAGTGGAAAGAGAAGCAAATGCAAACTAGAGTAGATGCAGCCTAAAACTGAAAAGGAATCATCACTCTATTCAAAACAATCCCATTCCTACTCCTAAAATGAGTAAGTTGATTGTGCATATCAATTTATTTGTAACTGGAAATTCTGCACTTACATGCTCCTCAACAACAGCATGAACAGCTGCATCCGGCACTATGGGTCTGCCAACAATTGTTTGACTAGCAGATCCAAGCAACAAAACTTTATTCAGAATCAACTGCAATGAGCCAAAAAAATGCAATGGAATATTCATTAATCcataacaaagaaaaataactaCTACACAAAACAAGCCACCGTTTAGAATTTAATAAGATTTACATGGATCACGTAACCCCAAAATATTCCATTGTAAATCATGTCTAATTGCAAACATTATAAATCTAAAAGCCCTTACTAATAGTTTGGTACTTAGATTTTTGTCTAATTTTACCTCTAACTATTGAATTACCCTCCATTTAACCTACTTACTTAATGATGCTCTTAGAGGCCTTCTCGAAACATCTCCAAATAGCCTAAAACCATATTCTACCATCTTTGGTACCATACGTGCCACTTGATTTTCTCTCTTATGCATTCATTCCCTATTTGTTTATGTATTCATAAAAGTCAAAATCATCCTAACATTCACATCTATACAACACGGAGCTTATTAGCACTCAGTATCATTCAAGTGTACAATATCCCAGGTCCTATAAATTCCAatgaaaattttacttttaccaTGTTATTATAACTATCTCTAACAAACCGTGATTGATACTTTTCTGTTGCAAATAACAGCCAAAATACTTGGCAAACAAAAGGATCACTCACCTTATCATTCACTTCACAAAATTTCAATCTTTCAGTGAAAATACTGTCCCCGTTGCTCACTTTAAACTGATGTGAACCAATCTAAACCAAATGAAGAAAAACCTGTTAccaaaatgaaaacaaaaaatggaccaTTGATATACATATCAGACAGTTTGCAAACCCAACCTGAACAACGGCGAACGCAGGCTCATAGGGCTTAAAAACCTTCTCGTCCTTTTGTAGGGGCCCCACCACTTGGTATCCAATAGCTGCTGCTTCTGCTTCCTTCTCCTCTGCCGTGTACACCTTTTTCCTACTTGACACAGAAACACaatcttcatcatcatcttcttcttcataatctccatcatcatcatcatcatcatcataatcatcatCCTCATCGCCGTCTTCTTCATCATGTGTAACATCATTTTTGACGTGATCATCTTGTTTGGAAGATGAGAAATAGCGTGGGTGGAACCATTGTCTAAAAGCAGAGATGCATTTGGAATTGGTGAAATTGGGAAGGGGCGACGAAATATTATCGTTGGGAAAAGCCGCCACGGAGAGTGAGCGGATAGATGATGGGTCTGTGAAGAGACATAACGTTGGCTGTGATTTGCGCGTTAACGCTTGCAGGCACCTCCGAATAGGGGTGTGCATGGTCAATAAACCAAACCTAATTGTAAACAAAGAGTATTTCAGCTTAGTTTTTGAGAATATTGGCAAAAATCGGTTATTTTTAAACCAGTTTAAAAACAGTTTAGAACCAGaaaatttgtgttttaatttaatacatttaaaagtTCGGCACACAGCAACCAAAACAAAACCGAACAAAATGCAAATCAATACCAAAATGAAATAGATTACTCTATTCCCCAAAGCAAGTAATCATGATTTTGGAACTACAAATATAACATGGATACGACGAATCATGATTTTGGAAATAAGTAAGGACTATATTTAAACAACTTGGCAAGCAAGTAATTTGACTAGCATTAAACAGTTCACTCTCTATGAACTGTTTAAGTGACAATTAACTATGTCTTTTTGGTTTGTGTCGCTGGAAGTAGAATCCACAAAACTGAACCAATAATTTAAGTTAAGAAAAGGGGGAGAATAAATAAGCAAAGAACTATTCAAGCCATTTGGGAAATGCATTAAGATAGAATGAAAAAGTCATTCAAGTACAACTATTTCCAATTTATGACGTTCAGCTACACTATTAGTTACTAATAAGCTATTAAAAAGTTTACATTTACAATTTGGAAAACTACCTGTTTCAACGagaaaatcattttcaaaataaaagaaaaaattgtgcAAGCAATAGCCCTCGTAAATATGAAACTACTATGTGTCAGTGTCAATGAACATTAAACAACGATAACATATAATAACAGcaaaatatattatactaaGCAATATTAACGAACAATCGCACCTTCTTAGGACCTTGGATAAATGCAGGAACTAACTTGATATATGGAATGCAAAACTAGTGAAAGATTTAATCCCAAAAAGATTGAAGGgattacttttatatattttaactttaattcAATTTACAAACCTAAAGAGTATTTTTACTTCTGTAAAGAATAATTTTCACTCAAGTTATGTTGTCAATCGCGCCTTTCTGATTTAGCGTGCAAACGCGGAATCGCAGTGCGGAGTTGAGCTCTGCTCTGCTGAGACGCAATTCACTGGTGCGCTGGAATCGCATTCTCGCGCGCGCAACAGGAAGAGGGTAAGGAAAATCCGAAAAacttaaaatgaaaaatgaaaaacctGAACGATCTTTGACAATGTTGGTGGCGGCCGACGAGCAACTCCGGCTGGGTTTTCCGGGCGGTTGAGTTGAGTGGGACTTCAACTTGTGTTGTGGTGCAAGGGCAAAGTGGCAGCGGCTGGACGGCTGCGTTTTGTTGTTTCGATGGAGCTGCTGAATTGATGGGCCTCATTAAAATAACTGGGTTGGGCTTCGGATAAGAATCCAATCcgttagttttttttatctcgaatataaataattgttattgttgaccaaaaaacaaaataaaaataaattattgttattataataaaataatatatgaaatattaaatatataataataataataatgataatatggaaataaatataatatttatattgaatACTTTAGATGTTTTAATGTAAAAAAGTACTATTAAAATCTATCAAGTAAATAAGTTTCCCATATTAATTATTGGcatcaatatatttttgtttaatcatAATCatgttgttaataaaaaaatataagaacaaCAAATGAAAATTGAGTTTAGTGTAAAAACTGGATTATCATAACATTATAGTTTCTCGTGTTGCTCacttttattataacttaagaTTTTAAGATTATGTCAGAAGTCAAAATAATTAGCTTCACTAGTTTGGATGGAATCTATtaagttttaataaaaaataaatattacattgataactcaataatatttgatttgtactaattattattttactcatAATCAATTATCACATTAAtcgattttttctttttattctataatgtctattttattcttttgtcCGCCTATCTATCATTTTAAATCACCTTCACATCATTTGTCTATTTATTCATCAATATATCTCGTAGATAATTATACCATCTTCACAACCACACTTCTTTGCAActataaaattagaattaaaaaataatgtatgtttgaatgaaaaatattgCTATTGTGATAAAATTGGAGAATTATAATTGACTCCTTTTAATGAActcctttttttaattataaaacaatGTATATTTTTCAACTTATTTGTAGGATGTGTTTGTAGTTTGAACTACAATCATTTTGTTGAATTCAATCAATTACTGAACTGCCTTTTGTTTGTAATTTATTgcattatgtttttatattttatttacttaagCAATATTGTCATCTTATATTATGTTACATTTAGTTAAATTGAAGTTCATTTAATGTTTTatacatgtgtttcaaataacTCAACTATTTTTTACATTCATGCAACTATAAAAACAACACCATATTTGTAAATAGTGAATCacattagtaatttttttactactttCAATTATACAAATTGTTAACTAAAATATACTTTAACTTCTGTAATATAATCCATTAACAAAATAATCCACCATAATGCATTTAGGggactaaaataattaaatggaTAATGCATATTAGATCAAATATAACTTGTTTATAAAATCTGCAACGAAGATTAATGACTGTTAAACAATTCTGAATTCCTAATAAAAAGATATACTAATTGTGACTGTTAAACCTGGATTATAGTATAAATTTGGGCCAATACCTGAAATTCGAGGAGGTGATCCAAGTGGCGCAGTTTAGCTTCAAAGAGAGTGTATCCACTACATCCAGAACCACGAAACTCCAAATACAACCGTCTACGTTGACATGATGACGATGTCAGAAGCAAAAAGCTCAGTCAAGACTTCCATTCATAGTTCAGACTTCAAAGAGTAATCACAACACACTGATCATAGTAGTAGTAATGTCATTCTCTTTCTCTTCAACCTCTCTATCATTCTCACTCTCAAGACCAACACATCTATGCTCAAATCTTCACACAATCACGGTACggtgatatatttttttccctTTCGAAATTTTTGCTCTCAATTCTGAATTGGAAACTGAGATTTCCATTGTTAATTGTTGCAGAGTGCATCAAATAGCTTTAATTCAGTATCAAGTGGTGGTCGTCTTGTACTGAATGTTGGAGGTTCTACCTTCTGTCGAAGATTTCGTGGTTTCAAGCTGTGGATACTTGACAGACTTAATAATGATATAGGAACAGGTTTATCAAATGAAAAAGGATCAATTTCTGATTCATCTCGTGTACCTCATGCTGGCGGTGTGTTaacttttaattgttttaaaatttctaagcgtttcttattttgaaatttggtattgattataatttataagagGTTTTAGTCAAATACAAAATTAGATTAAGAGATTAATTTCGATgtactttctttttttatgttaCTAATTTCTATGTACTGCCTGTAGAACTTTTTTACTCATGGATTTAACCAAATCATATTTATGATGATGCCAGTTTGTTATATTTCTAAGATATCTATATGCTGAGATGTGATAAGATGCAtgggtaaaaaaaattatttgatgtgAGAAAAAAAAGGAGTAGTCTATTTAGAATTTACCTTTGATCACTTTTCCCACAGATAGTGAGGTAACTTCTTCAGTGGAGTCTCCATCTTTGCTGCAAACAAGTTCCTTGGCCTTTCCCATGGATGTAAGTAAAGAACCTTCACTGTGTATTGCTGTCATAGGAGCCACTGGTGAGTTGGCAAGGGGGAAGATTTTTCCAGCTTTATTTGCACTCTACTATAGTGGCTTTTTTCCTGAGGTACAATACAACAActtttcttgatttttatttccttcacttAAGAGTTCTTCTGCATGCAACTCAAAAACTCACTTCAAATATCCTAAAATCACATTGAACAGAAGTGAATCATCCACGCCTACTACACAAACTcatttgtggtttttttttCCACCCTCAAATTCCATTTTCATGAATACATAAAATATTGGATTCTTAGATGATATGTGTGattccaattttattttattttttgttattggaACATCTTAGTTATGCAAAATGACATTCCTAGTGAATGTTTAcccttttcaatttttaatatattgcaTGTCTGCAGAATGTTGCCATTTTTGGGTATTCAAGGAAGAATATAACTGACGAAGACCTACGGTCCATTATAGCTTCAACATTAACATGTCGAGTTGATCACCAGTATGATTTTCTTTTCAATTCCCAAATTAGTACCTTCTATATATTGTTTCCATTCGTAGACAAAATCTTTAGTGGTTTGCTCTGAATCTTACATATAAAATTTACTCCCAATTTATAGCAGATAAAATCTTAAAGCAAATTTACTTTTACATGTAAACATTTTTATGTGTGTAAATACcaaattccaaatttttaattaaattggttCATTTCACTTGAAAGTTGAAACTTAAAGCTACACAGCTTTCTGGCTTGAGAGAGAATTAATTAagtccattttcatttttcccTGTACTTGGTCAATACTGTATGATATTTCTAGCTTTTACGTTAAtgtgaaatataaaattttccaATTTCAGGCAGGATTGTGGGGATAAAATAGACGCTTTCCTTGGTAGAACATATTACATCAACGGAGGTTACGACAACAAACACGGGTTGTCCTTACTAAATGCCAGAATGGAGCAGATTGAGGtagctttaaaaaaatatcactagtATGTATGAAAGTAGCGCTTTTCTTCTCAAATGAGTTCCGGCAGTGTAAACTCTTTATAAGCTGTTGGCCCTTTCATATTCGATTCTACTACAGCTTATTATCTACCTCAGGGAAGATCCAAAACCAACAGGATTTTCTACCTTTCTGTGCCACAAGAAGCACTTTTGGATGTTGCTTCATGTCTTGCTAGCAGTGCTCAGACACAAAAGGGATGGAATCGCATAATAATTGAGAAGCCATTTGGCTTTGATGCTCTCTCTTCCCAAAGTCTGACGCATTATCTTCTTACGAAGTTTGAGGA from Cicer arietinum cultivar CDC Frontier isolate Library 1 chromosome 3, Cicar.CDCFrontier_v2.0, whole genome shotgun sequence encodes:
- the LOC101502952 gene encoding uncharacterized protein: MRPINSAAPSKQQNAAVQPLPLCPCTTTQVEVPLNSTARKTQPELLVGRHQHCQRSFRFGLLTMHTPIRRCLQALTRKSQPTLCLFTDPSSIRSLSVAAFPNDNISSPLPNFTNSKCISAFRQWFHPRYFSSSKQDDHVKNDVTHDEEDGDEDDDYDDDDDDDGDYEEEDDDEDCVSVSSRKKVYTAEEKEAEAAAIGYQVVGPLQKDEKVFKPYEPAFAVVQIGSHQFKVSNGDSIFTERLKFCEVNDKLILNKVLLLGSASQTIVGRPIVPDAAVHAVVEEHALDAKVIIFKKKRRKNYRRTKGHRQELTKLRITDIQGVEKPQIELTEKPSKSAKKEQEKVAVSA
- the LOC101497051 gene encoding mannan endo-1,4-beta-mannosidase 4-like — translated: MCFQKVGYLLFALITNLLLSGQYGNCNRIIGHNHIHNKSHTHHLATKRLNQSGFVQRSGIHFILNGKSLYLNGFNSYFLMNIATDPSTKSKVTTIFQETSKHGLNLARTWAFNDGDYKPLQISPGTYDEDVFKGLDFVVSEAGKYGVKLILSLVNNWNDYGGKNKYVKWGKERGQNVNNDDDFYINPVVKQYYKNHVKAILTRKNSINGLAYKDDPTIFAWELINEPRSQNDSSGKLIQDWVSEMAAYVKSIDSNHLLEVGLEGFYGETTSRNKPGYYNVGTDFISNNKVPQIDFATIHLYPDQWVSSTNETAQDEFVDTWVKDHIQDSNDVLKKPILITEFGKSSKSSGYSLDKRNSYFSKLYNFVYSSASNGGPCVGGLFWQFMAQGLDNLHDGYEVIFENDPSTATVVSQQSKRMSNLK